Proteins from a single region of Neomonachus schauinslandi chromosome 10, ASM220157v2, whole genome shotgun sequence:
- the LOC110590065 gene encoding proteasome assembly chaperone 2-like has translation MFVPCGESVPDLTGYTFLMPAVSVGNVGQLAMDLIISTLNMCKIGYFYDCLVPMVGNNPYATAEENSTELSINAEIYSLPSKKLVALQLRSIFIKYKSKPFCEKLLSWVKSSNCAKVIVLSSSHSYHCNDLQLRSIPFRYLLTPFVQKSVQTKIMSFNWEEMEKSPCIPEIDDSQFCIRIPGGGITKTLYDESCSKEIPAVVLLKFVSEGDNIPDALGLVGYLNEWLQIIKPCLQCDDPTASALKWKMPSSWRLLFGSGLPPVLF, from the coding sequence ATGTTCGTTCCCTGTGGAGAGTCGGTCCCCGACCTCACGGGCTACACTTTCCTAATGCCAGCAGTATCTGTTGGAAATGTTGGCCAGCTTGCAATGGATTTGATTATTTCTACACTAAATATGTGTAAGATTGGTTACTTCTATGATTGTCTTGTGCCGATGGTTGGAAACAATCCATATGCAACTGCAGAAGAAAATTCAACAGAACTCAGTATAAATGCTGAAATATATTCATTGCCTTCAAAGAAGCTAGTGGCTCTTCAGTTAAGATCcatttttattaagtataaatCAAAGCCATTCTGTGAAAAACTGCTTTCCTGGGTGAAAAGTAGTAACTGTGCCAAAGTTATTGTTCTTTCAAGCAGTCATTCATATCACTGTAATGATCTACAGCTTCGCAGTATTCCCTTCAGATACCTACTCACACCTTTTGTGCAAAAAAGTGTTCAAACTAAAATAATGAGCTTTAactgggaagaaatggaaaaaagccCATGCATTCCTGAAATAGATGATTCTCAGTTTTGTATTCGTATTCCTGGAGGAGGTATCACAAAAACACTCTATGATGAAAGCTGTTCTAAAGAAATCCCAGCGGTGGTTCTGCTGAAATTTGTTTCAGAAGGAGACAATATCCCAGATGCATTAGGTCTTGTTGGGTATCTTAACGAATGGCTTCAGATAATCAAACCATGTTTACAGTGTGATGACCCCACAGCATCTGCCTTGAAGTGGAAAATGCCAAGTTCGTGGAGATTACTCTTTGGTAGTGGTCTTCCCCCTGTGCTTTTTTga